TTGCCGGGAACACCGTCTACACGCGGGACCCGGCCGGGCGCGTGGTCACGGTGTCCTCCGCGGCGGGCACGGAAGAGCTGCGCTACAACGCGGCCGGCGAACTGACCGCCTGGTCGGGCAGCACCGGTCTGTCCGCCGACTACGACGCCCTCGGCCGCCGGATCCGGCACCGCGAGGTGCATCCGGGCGGCGTGCGGGTGTGGGAGTACTCGTGGACCGGCGAACTGCTCACCGGCCTGCGCACGCCGGACGGCGCGCAGTGGCGCTACCGGTACGACCCGCTCGGCCGCCGGATCGCCAAGGAGCGGCTCCTGGCCGACGGTTCCGTCGCGGAATCGACCCGGTTCGGGTGGGACGGCTTCGTGCTCATCGAACAGGAGCACACCGATCCGTCGGGAGTGCGCCGGACGACCACCTGGGAACGCAGGCCGGGCAGCGACGAACCGGTCACCCAGTTCGAACGCGGCCCCGGCGGCGACCGGTTCGCGTCAGTGGTCACCGACGCCATCGGGACGCCGACCGAACTGATCGACGAGGACGGCGGACTCGCCTGGAGCGCCCGCCGTTCGCTGTGGGGCCGGGTCCAGCCCGGCGGGATCCCGCTGCAGTTCCCCGGTCAGTACGCGGACGCCGAATCCGGCCTGCACTACAACGTGTTCCGCTACTACGACCCGGCCGCCGCGCGCTACCTCAGCCAGGACCCGCTGGGACTGGAGGGCGGGCCGAACCCGAGCAACTACGTTCCCGACCCGTTCGCCGCCACCGACGTGCTCGGCCTCAAATGCGGCGGCAAGGGCAAGGACCCGGACAAGCCGGACGCGGACTCCACGGCCAAGCACAACTCCGACAACGGCGGCGGGAGCAGCAGTTCCCCCGCAGCCGACAAGGGCAAGGGCAAGGCCGGCAACAAGCGCAAGCGCGACGACAAAGACGACGGCGCCAGCGGCTCCGACGGCAAGTCGAACGCGAAGAAAAAGAAGGACGACGTCTGGGACCGGATGGCGTGGAACTCAGACGCCAAGAACGCGCGCAAGAACCAGACCGGCGACAAAAACGATCCGTTCTACAAGGCCGGAAGCGACGTCGCCCAGCGGCACATCATCTCGTTCCAGAAAATGCGGGACGGCCTGAAGAACTGGGTGCACGAACAGCCGGTCGAGAAGCAAAGCGCGCTGACCAAGAAATACGGCGAGGAAGAGCTGCCGAAGCTGCACAACCAGCCCAAGAACCTGCCGCTCGGCCCGCAGCACACCAACGCCGGGATCGGCGGCGTCTCGACCCGGATCGGCAACATCGAGGACGGGATCGCGGGCAAGCTCAAGGTCGGCAAGAACGACCAGATCACGTCCGAGCAACCGAAGTGGCCGAGCGACTCGCTGGACAAGAGCGGCGGTTACAAGCACAAGGACCACCCGGACCTCGACAAGAACTGGCGCCCGGTCGGCCAGCAGGCGGACCGCATCACCGATCCCAAGGAGATGAACCGGGCCACCCGCGACATCGGCGACAGCTCGGACTTCGACTGGCCCGGCGGCGACAAAGAAGGAATAGAATTCAAGGAGTGGCACAAGTCCTTCAACGAATTCACTGACCTCAAGGAAAACCCGAAGAACTACACGCAGGAAGACGTGGACGGCATCATCGACCGTTTCCACAATCTGCCCGCGCCGTCCGGGCGGCATCCCACGATCGACGAGTACAACAAGGCCCCGGACGGCAACCCCTATCGGTTCGACGACCAGGGCAACCCGGTCGACATCAACAAGGACTCGCACCCGGACTGGAAGCGTCCGGACAAGCCGCTCGACGGCAACGACATGCGCACCGAGTGGGGCAACCGGAACGCGCAGGACAAGGGGCCGACCCAGAAGGACTGGGACGACCTCGAAAACGGCAAGTACGACCCGAAGGAATGGAAAGACCCCGACCGGAAGAAGGAGCTGGACGAGGTCGGCGATCCCAGCAAACAGGACGTCGAGGACGCCGCCGCGGAGGCGAAAGCCAAGTCCGCAAAGATGGCGGAGGACGCGCGGAAGAACCGCGGCTGGTGACCTCGGGAAGCGGACGTCAGACGGTTTCCTCCGCGTCCCGGTCGGCGAACACCTCGCGCGCGGCGAAGGTGGCGTTCAGCGCTCGCGGGAATCCCGCGTAGACCGCCGAGTGCATGAGCGCTTCGGTGATTTCCTCGCGGCTGAGCCCGACGTTCAGCGCCGCGCCGATGTGCACCTTCAGCTGCGGTTCGCAGCCGCCGAGCGCGGTCAGCACGCCGAGGGTGACCAGCTGGCGGCTGCGCGAGTCGAGGCCGGGCCGGTCGTACATGTCGCCGAAGGCGAACGCGGCCACGTGGTGTCCGAGGGCGGGGTTGATGTCGGCGAGGGAATCGATGACGGCTTCGCCCTGGTGACTGTCGATGCGGGACAGCACCTCGAGCCCGTGCTCGCGGCGGGCGAGGTTTTCCGGGCTGTCGATGTCGTACTGGATCACGGGAGAGGGCCTTCCTGGTAAGTGGCGATCTTGTACTCGGTGGCGGCGAGGGAAAGCTGCAGCTGGGCGATCTGCGCACGCAAGGTGTCGCGGTGCTCCAGGAGCATTTCGCGCCGTTCGGGCACGGTGTCCGCGCCGGACTCGATCAGCTCGACGTAGCGGCGCAGGTCGCTGATCGGCATGCCCGAGACGCGCATCCGCGTCAGGAACACGAGACGGCGCACTGACGCCGCGTCGTAAACCCGGTGCCCGGCGCTGTCGCGGGCGACCTCGACCAGCCCGATCCGCTCGTAGTACCGCAGCGTGTGCGGGTTCAGCCCGAGATGTTCCGAGGTGGTGGCGATGTCCCACTCGTTCGCGTCGTCGTCCCGGGCCAGTTCCCGCAGTGCCTCGACCGACACCGTGCCCGGCGGGTCGACCGCCAGGCGCAGCGCCTCGGTCAGCGCGTCTTCCTTCTCCATGCCGAAGACGCTAAGCCTGTGAGCGCGCTCAAACGCAAGCGCTAACCCACCGACCGGATCCGCGTCACCAAAACCCCGGCCAGCAACGTCGCCACCGCCGACGCCGCGAACAGCCCCGGATATCCGCCGAGCACGTGCAAGATCAGCGTCGCCAGCAGCGGCGTGATGACCTGCGGCAGCGAGTTCGCGATGTTGACCACGCCGAGGTCCTTCGCCCGGTTCTGGGCGGCCGGCAGAACCTGGGTCAGCATCGCCAGCGCGACCGCCATGTAGGTGCCGAACCCGACGCCCAGCAGCGGCGACGCCACCAGCGCGACCGGCCAGGTCTGCCAGGCCACCAGCAGCAGCGCGGCCACCGCCATCACCGCCGACGAGGCGAGAATGTAGGGCTTGCGGTTGCCGGACTTGTCGGAGAAATGCCCGGCCAGCACCGCGCCCACCACCAGCGCCGCGCTGTAGAGGCCCATCATGATCAGCAGACCGGTGTCCGGATCGGCGTAGTGCACCGAATCCTTGAGGAAGAACAGCAGGTAGAGGGTGCCGAGCGCGTTGCCGAGGTTGATCATGAAGTGGCAGGCCCAGGCCCACCCGAAGTCCGGGTGCCGGCGCGGCGAAACCCACAGGTCGGCCAGCACCTCGCGGATCCGGCTGCTCGGCCGCAGCTCGACCGGCAGCCGGGCGTCCGGCGTGCGCAGCACGAACGCCGCCGCGCCGGCGAGCACGATCACCGCGCACGCCGCGTAGCCGAGCGGCAGGCCGGCCAGGCCGAGCAGCACCACGACCACGACCGCGCCGAGCACGGTGCCGAGCATCTGCGCGATGCCGATCAGGCCGCCGACCTGGGCCCGCTGGACAACCGGGACCCGGTCGGCCATCCCGGACATCAGCGTCGCGAGCATTCCGTTGAGCCCGGCCTGCACCAGGCACCAGCCGATCGTCATCACGACCGCGTTCGGGGCCTCGGCCAGCACCAGCAGCCCGGCCGCGGCCACCACGGCACCGGCGACCGTCCACGGATGGCGACGGCCGAATCGCGACGTCGTGCGGTCCGACAGCAAGCCGACCACCGGGTTCACCACCAGCGCGACGAACGCGCCGATCCCGGTCACGACGCCGAACACCGTCTCCTTGTTCGCCGCGTCGAGCAGCTCCGCCTGCTGCGGCAGCAAAACCTGCAGCGGCGCGTAGATCCCCAGCCACAGCGCGACGTTGGCGAGGAACAGCAGCGTCATCCAGCCGGCGCGCACGCGCAGCACCGGCTCGGCGAAGATCTCCGGAACCGCGGCGGTCTTATCCCTCATGGCGGGTCAGCTTCTGGTACCAGGCAAAGGAATCCTTCGGGGTGCGGAGCTGGGTTTCGTAGTCCACGTGCACGAGCCCGAACCGCGGCGCGTACCCCTTGGACCATTCGAAGTTGTCCAGCAGCGACCAGACGAAGTATCCGCGCACGTCGACGCCGGCGTCCATCGCTTCCCGCAGCGCGCCCAGGTGACTGGCCAGGAAATCGATCCGCTCGGTGTCGTGCACCTGCTTGTCCGGACCGACCTCGTCGGCGAAGCTGCAGCCGTTCTCGGTGATCTGGATCGGCGGCAGGTGCTCGCGGTAGCGCTCGTGGAAGGACACCAGCAGCTCGCGCAGCGCCTGCGGGACGATCGGCGAATCGTTGGTGGTCATCGGATAGCCCTCGATCGGGCGGAGTTCGAACGGCAGCGGGTTGCCCTCTCCGGGCGCGGTGACGCCCTGCGGTTCGTAGTAGTTGACGCCGTAGAAGTCGAGCGGCTGGGCGATGGTGCCCAGGTCGTCGGCGAAATTCTCCGGCAGGTGCGGGTGTACCTGCTCGGGATAGCTGCCGAGCAGCATCGGGTCGGCGAAAGTGCGGTTGAGCAGCGCGTCGAGCCAGTCCGCGGCCTCGCGATCGGCCGGCGTGTCGTGGTCCGGCCAGATCGGCGAGTGGTTGTTCGCGGTGCCGATGCCGGTGGCGCCGGCCGCGCGCAGCGCCTGGACGGCGAGACCGTGCGCGAGGTTCTGGTGGTGTGCCGTCGGGAGCGCGTCGAGCAGGAGGAACTGGCCGGGCGCGTACTCGCCGATGCCGTAGCCGTAGATCGACATGACCATCGGCTCGTTGAGCGGAATCCACAGTTTCGCCCGATCGGCGAAGTGTTCCCCCACGATCGTGGCGTAGTCGGCGAAACGCTGCGCGGTGTCGCGCGACAGCCAGCCGCCGGCGTCCTCGATCGCCTGTGGCGTGTCCCAGTGGTACAGCGTGATGGCTGGCGCGATGCCCGCCGCGCAGACCTCGTCGATCAGCCGGTCGTAGAAGGCGAGACCGGCCGCGTTGGGTTTGCCGGTGCCGTCCGGCTGGATCCGCGGCCAGGCGATCGACATCCGGTAGGCGCCGACGCCGAGTTCCGCCATCAGTGCGATGTCCTCGGAGTAGCGGTGGTAGTGGTCGGCCGCTACCTTGGCGTCCTCGCCCCGCGCGATCTTGCCCTCGGTCGCGGTGAACGTGTCCCAAATGGACGGTCCGCGGCCGCCTTCGGCCGCGGCGCCCTCGATCTGGAACGCCGAGGTCGAGACACCCCAGAGGAAGCCGGGCGGGAAGGTCGGATGATCCACGCTGAACACCCCAAACGGTCCGGCCACCCGTGCGGGTGAACGTGAAAAGTTCTCATATGTTAGGTCGTCGCTCGTCTCAAGGGAAGCCCTCCGGGGCGCTAAAGTCCCAGATCAGATGAGCGATTCACGAGAGAGTCCGAGGAACGACGTGGCCGAGACCCAGGCTGAACCCACCCCGCTGCGGCGAAAGCCGGTGCAGCAGCGCAGCGCCCGGCGCGTGGAGCAGATGCTGGACGCGAGCGCCGTGCTCATCGACGAGCTCGGCTACGACGCGGTCACCACCACGCTGATCGCCAAGCGGGCCGGCGTCGCGGTGGGGTCGCTGTATCAGTTCTTCCCGGACAAACGCGCGGTCGTGCAGGCGCTGACCCAGCGGAACTTGGAACGCTTCGTCGCCGCGGTGAACGAGCGGCTCACCGAACTGAGCCCGGAACACTGGTGGAACATCGTCGACTCGGTGCTGGACATCTACCTGCAGATGCACCGCGAGGTGCCGGGCTTTTCGAAGGTCCACTTCGGCGACGTCATCGACGTCCGCCTGCTCGCCGACGACCGCGACAACAACTCGGTCATCGCGGATTCCCTGGTCGAGATCCTGCGCGGGCACGTCGACCGCCCGGCCGAGGAACTGCGGTTCGCCATCGCGATCGCCAACGAGGCCGCGGACGCCCTGCTGAAGCTCGCCTTCCGCCGCGACCCGAACGGCGACGAGCGCATCGTGGCGGAGGCGAAGAACGTGGTGAAGGGGTACCTGGCCAGCAAGTTCGGCGACTGAGCAGTCGCCCTCGCGCACTCGCCCACGCCAAGTCCGTGAAGGGCCTGTTGAGGCAAGCGGATTCCCTCAACGGGACCTTCACGGATCACCCAAAGACCGCTCAGCCGAAGTTCTGCCCCTCGCCGCGGTAGGTCGGGACCGTCCGTTCCACCTCGCTGCCGCGGACGAGGTGGTAGGCCAGGAACCGTTCCGCCAGTTCGCCCGCCTTCGCGTGCCGCAGCCACACCCGGTCGCCCAGTCGCAGCGTCCGGGCCGCCGCGCCGGTCACCGGCGTCTGCACCTCACCGGCCCCTTCGAAACCCAGCAGCTGCAAGCCCTCCGGCAGGTACGGCGACGGTTCGCGGGAGCGGCCGGTGGGGCCGGACGCGACGTAGCCCCCGGAGAACAGCGTCGCGACATTCTTCGCCGGGCGGCGGACCACCGGCAACGCGAACAACGCCGCCGGACGGGGATGAAAGCGCGAATACCCGTCGAACAACGTCGGGGCGAGCAGGCCCGAGCCCGCGGCGATTTCGGTGACGACGTCTTCCGCCCTGGTCGTTTCGATGCTCCCGGTGCCGCCGCCGTTGACGAACTCCAGGTCCGCCACTTCCCGCACGGCGCGCACCGCCGCCCCGCGGCGGCGGGTCAGCTCCGCCGCGGATCGCCGCTGCATCCACCGGATCATCCGGTTCTGCAGGCCTTTCCCGGCCGCGTCGCCGAGACCTGCGATCTGCCCCTCGTACGCCATCATCCCGACCAGCGCGAAGCCCGGCCGGGCGACGATCTTGCGTGCCGTCTCGGCGGCTTGTCCCGGCTTGAACACCGGCGACCGCCTTGTCCCGACATGCACGCCCGGCAGCGGCCGCCACGACGCGTCCAGCTCCAGGCACACCCGGATCTCCGGATGCCCGTAGCCCAGCGCGGCGTCGACCAGGTCCAGGTGTTCAGCCGAATCGACCATGATGGTCACCGCCGCGCGTGCGCGATCGCTCGAAGCCAGCCGGCGCAGCGCCTGGTGGTCCGCGGTCGGGTACGCGACCACGATGTCGTCGGTGGTGCCCAGCTCGGCGTGCCAGACGGCCTCCGCGAGCGAGTAGCACATCAAGCCTTCGAAGCCGTCGCGTGCGAGCGCTCGCTCCAGCAGCGCGCGGCAGCGCACGGACTTGCTGACCACCCGGATCGGCTTGCCGGCCGCCCGGCGGAGCAGATCGCCGGCGTTGGCGTCGAAGGCGTCCAGGTCGACGATCGCGAGCGGCGGATCCAGGTCCTTCGTCGCGAGGTCGTACCCGTGCGCAGTGGTGGTCACCCACTTACGGTACGACAACAACGCTTGAAACGCGAATACTATTCACTTACGGTTCCGGCATCTATCGTGGGAATCTTCCAGCGACGAACAGGTGCCGCAATGACGTGGAGCAACTGGGCCGGAACGGCCAAGGTCACCCCGCAACGGGTGCACCGGCCGCGCAGTGCGGCCGAGATAGCCGAGGTCGTGCACGGGGTCAGCAAGGCGGACAACCGGGTCCGGGCCTGGGGCAGCGGACACTCGTTCACCGCGATCGCCGCCGCCGAATGCGACGCGCTCGACCTGACCGGATGGACCGGCATCGAGCGCGCCGATCTCGCAACCCGCCAGGTCACCGTCCGGTCCGGCACCACGCTGCACACCCTCAACGCCGCGCTCGACGCGCTCGGGCTGGCGATGACCAACCTCGGCGACATCGACGCACAGACCATCGCCGGGGCGATTTCCACCGGCACGCACGGAACCGGCGCGCGGTTCGGCGGGATCTCGACGCAGATCGTCGCGTTGGAACTGGTGCTGGCGGACGGGTCCATGGTCCGCTGCGCCGCCGACGAGCGGCCGGAGCTGTTCCACGCGGCCCGGGTCGGACTGGGCGCGCTGGGCGTCATCAGCACCGTCACCCTCCAATGTGAACCGTCCTATGTGCTCTCCGCGCAGGAGCGACCGGAGCCGCTGGAACAGGTACTGGAGGGCTTCGACGACAACGCGGCGAACAACGACCACTTCGAGTTCTACTGGTTCCCCTACGGCAGCAAGGCGTTGGTGAAGCGCAACAACCGGCTGCCGCTGGACGCCGAGCGGAAACCGTTGTCCCGGCTGCGCCAGTTCGTGGACTACGAGCTCACCGAGAACGTCGCGTTCGGCGGACTCTGCCGGCTCGGCCGCGCGGTGCCGAAACTGGTGCGGCCGCTGGGTTCGTTCGCGTCGCAGGTGTCCTCGCCGCGCGAGTACAGCGACCTTTCGCACCGGGTTTTCGTGACTCACCGCGGCGTGCGGTTCGTCGAGTCGGAGTACGCGGTGCCGCGCGAATCGGTGCTCGACGTGCTGGCCGAGCTGCGCGCGCTGGTGCCGACACTGCGGGATCCGGTGGCCTTCCCGGTCGAGGTGCGGGTCGCCGCGGCCGACGACATCTGGCTGTCCACCGCGAACGGCCGCGACTGCGCCTACATCGCGATCCACCAGTTCCTCGGCATGCCCTACCGCGAGTACTTCGCCGGATTCGAGGCGATCGCCGGCCAGGTCGGCGGGCGGCCGCACTGGGGCAAGATGCACGACCTGGACGCGTCCGTGCTGCGCACCCGGTACCCGCACTTCGACGATTTCCTGCGAGTGCGCAAGGAGTGCGACCCGGCCGGGACGTTCGCGAACACCTACCTCGACCGGGTACTGGGACCGGCCTAGCCGCTCACACGGGTTCGAACAGCGAGCTGACCGACTCCCCGTTGTGGATCCGCCGCACAGTCTCGGCCAGCGCCGGGGCGATGGACAGGACCCGCAGCTTCTCCGTGCGCTCCGCCAGCGGGATCGG
This sequence is a window from Amycolatopsis benzoatilytica AK 16/65. Protein-coding genes within it:
- a CDS encoding carboxymuconolactone decarboxylase family protein, with the translated sequence MIQYDIDSPENLARREHGLEVLSRIDSHQGEAVIDSLADINPALGHHVAAFAFGDMYDRPGLDSRSRQLVTLGVLTALGGCEPQLKVHIGAALNVGLSREEITEALMHSAVYAGFPRALNATFAAREVFADRDAEETV
- a CDS encoding MerR family transcriptional regulator, which gives rise to MEKEDALTEALRLAVDPPGTVSVEALRELARDDDANEWDIATTSEHLGLNPHTLRYYERIGLVEVARDSAGHRVYDAASVRRLVFLTRMRVSGMPISDLRRYVELIESGADTVPERREMLLEHRDTLRAQIAQLQLSLAATEYKIATYQEGPLP
- a CDS encoding MFS transporter translates to MRDKTAAVPEIFAEPVLRVRAGWMTLLFLANVALWLGIYAPLQVLLPQQAELLDAANKETVFGVVTGIGAFVALVVNPVVGLLSDRTTSRFGRRHPWTVAGAVVAAAGLLVLAEAPNAVVMTIGWCLVQAGLNGMLATLMSGMADRVPVVQRAQVGGLIGIAQMLGTVLGAVVVVVLLGLAGLPLGYAACAVIVLAGAAAFVLRTPDARLPVELRPSSRIREVLADLWVSPRRHPDFGWAWACHFMINLGNALGTLYLLFFLKDSVHYADPDTGLLIMMGLYSAALVVGAVLAGHFSDKSGNRKPYILASSAVMAVAALLLVAWQTWPVALVASPLLGVGFGTYMAVALAMLTQVLPAAQNRAKDLGVVNIANSLPQVITPLLATLILHVLGGYPGLFAASAVATLLAGVLVTRIRSVG
- a CDS encoding GH1 family beta-glucosidase, whose amino-acid sequence is MDHPTFPPGFLWGVSTSAFQIEGAAAEGGRGPSIWDTFTATEGKIARGEDAKVAADHYHRYSEDIALMAELGVGAYRMSIAWPRIQPDGTGKPNAAGLAFYDRLIDEVCAAGIAPAITLYHWDTPQAIEDAGGWLSRDTAQRFADYATIVGEHFADRAKLWIPLNEPMVMSIYGYGIGEYAPGQFLLLDALPTAHHQNLAHGLAVQALRAAGATGIGTANNHSPIWPDHDTPADREAADWLDALLNRTFADPMLLGSYPEQVHPHLPENFADDLGTIAQPLDFYGVNYYEPQGVTAPGEGNPLPFELRPIEGYPMTTNDSPIVPQALRELLVSFHERYREHLPPIQITENGCSFADEVGPDKQVHDTERIDFLASHLGALREAMDAGVDVRGYFVWSLLDNFEWSKGYAPRFGLVHVDYETQLRTPKDSFAWYQKLTRHEG
- a CDS encoding TetR family transcriptional regulator, encoding MSDSRESPRNDVAETQAEPTPLRRKPVQQRSARRVEQMLDASAVLIDELGYDAVTTTLIAKRAGVAVGSLYQFFPDKRAVVQALTQRNLERFVAAVNERLTELSPEHWWNIVDSVLDIYLQMHREVPGFSKVHFGDVIDVRLLADDRDNNSVIADSLVEILRGHVDRPAEELRFAIAIANEAADALLKLAFRRDPNGDERIVAEAKNVVKGYLASKFGD
- a CDS encoding amino acid deaminase/aldolase, translating into MTTTAHGYDLATKDLDPPLAIVDLDAFDANAGDLLRRAAGKPIRVVSKSVRCRALLERALARDGFEGLMCYSLAEAVWHAELGTTDDIVVAYPTADHQALRRLASSDRARAAVTIMVDSAEHLDLVDAALGYGHPEIRVCLELDASWRPLPGVHVGTRRSPVFKPGQAAETARKIVARPGFALVGMMAYEGQIAGLGDAAGKGLQNRMIRWMQRRSAAELTRRRGAAVRAVREVADLEFVNGGGTGSIETTRAEDVVTEIAAGSGLLAPTLFDGYSRFHPRPAALFALPVVRRPAKNVATLFSGGYVASGPTGRSREPSPYLPEGLQLLGFEGAGEVQTPVTGAAARTLRLGDRVWLRHAKAGELAERFLAYHLVRGSEVERTVPTYRGEGQNFG
- a CDS encoding D-arabinono-1,4-lactone oxidase; the encoded protein is MTWSNWAGTAKVTPQRVHRPRSAAEIAEVVHGVSKADNRVRAWGSGHSFTAIAAAECDALDLTGWTGIERADLATRQVTVRSGTTLHTLNAALDALGLAMTNLGDIDAQTIAGAISTGTHGTGARFGGISTQIVALELVLADGSMVRCAADERPELFHAARVGLGALGVISTVTLQCEPSYVLSAQERPEPLEQVLEGFDDNAANNDHFEFYWFPYGSKALVKRNNRLPLDAERKPLSRLRQFVDYELTENVAFGGLCRLGRAVPKLVRPLGSFASQVSSPREYSDLSHRVFVTHRGVRFVESEYAVPRESVLDVLAELRALVPTLRDPVAFPVEVRVAAADDIWLSTANGRDCAYIAIHQFLGMPYREYFAGFEAIAGQVGGRPHWGKMHDLDASVLRTRYPHFDDFLRVRKECDPAGTFANTYLDRVLGPA